A part of Pararoseomonas sp. SCSIO 73927 genomic DNA contains:
- a CDS encoding TAXI family TRAP transporter solute-binding subunit, with the protein MNRTGLARRGLLIGAALAPFPPPRASAQGIAAPVPQGGGLAAMTARANAGTVGIVSGGVDGTYIRIAADLAAVLDDGDRLRVLPMIGRGSVQNIADIMFVRGVDIGIVQSDALAYVRARRLLPGVDQMIQYIAKLYDEEVHLLARAEIGSVQELAGRPVNVDVAGSGTSMTASLIFDALGVAPRLVNDPQDVALDRLRRGEIAALVYVAGKPARLFSGIPAESGLHFLRLPMTPALIETYLPAGLGHEAYPGLVPEGAPVETLAVGAVMAVYAWAPGTERFRKVAGFVQVFRDRFERFLRPPRHPKWREVNLEAQVPGWVRFDPAREAPPSYRR; encoded by the coding sequence ATGAACCGGACAGGCTTGGCGCGGCGCGGCCTGCTGATCGGGGCGGCGCTGGCGCCCTTTCCGCCGCCGCGCGCATCGGCGCAGGGGATCGCGGCGCCGGTGCCGCAGGGCGGCGGCCTCGCCGCGATGACCGCGCGCGCGAATGCCGGCACCGTCGGCATCGTCTCGGGCGGCGTGGACGGGACCTACATCCGCATCGCCGCCGACCTGGCCGCCGTGCTGGACGACGGGGACCGCCTGCGCGTCCTGCCCATGATCGGGCGGGGCTCCGTGCAGAACATCGCGGACATCATGTTCGTGCGCGGCGTGGACATCGGCATCGTGCAGTCGGACGCGCTCGCCTATGTGCGCGCCCGGCGCCTGCTGCCCGGCGTGGACCAGATGATCCAGTACATCGCCAAGCTCTACGACGAGGAGGTCCACCTCCTGGCCCGCGCGGAGATCGGGAGCGTGCAGGAGCTGGCGGGCCGGCCGGTGAACGTGGACGTGGCGGGAAGCGGCACCTCGATGACCGCCTCCCTGATCTTCGACGCGCTCGGCGTCGCGCCGAGGCTCGTCAACGACCCGCAGGACGTGGCGCTGGACCGGCTCCGGCGGGGGGAGATCGCGGCGCTGGTCTATGTCGCGGGAAAGCCCGCCCGGCTCTTCTCCGGCATCCCCGCGGAATCCGGGCTGCACTTCCTGCGCCTGCCGATGACGCCCGCGCTGATCGAGACCTACCTGCCCGCGGGACTCGGGCACGAGGCCTATCCCGGCCTTGTCCCCGAGGGCGCTCCGGTCGAGACGCTCGCCGTCGGGGCGGTCATGGCGGTCTACGCCTGGGCGCCGGGGACGGAGCGCTTCCGCAAGGTGGCGGGCTTCGTCCAGGTCTTCCGCGACCGCTTCGAGCGCTTCCTGCGCCCTCCGCGCCACCCGAAATGGCGCGAGGTGAACCTGGAGGCGCAGGTGCCGGGATGGGTCCGCTTCGATCCGGCACGGGAAGCGCCGCCATCCTACAGGCGGTAG
- the ligA gene encoding NAD-dependent DNA ligase LigA — MAEKTPSPALPAEELSEAEAARELEALAARLNEASRAYHVSDAPIMPDAEYDALYRRNQAIEARFPDLVRPDSPSRKVGEEAAAGFAKARHGTPMLSLDNAFAPEDFAEFAARIRRFLGLSAEEVLRFVAEPKIDGLSVNLTYENGRFLRGATRGDGTVGEDITENLLTLDQLPRELKAPFPERIEVRGEVFMTKADFLAFHAEQTRLFEERERRREAGEKVGEAVRIPVNPRNAAAGSLRQLDARVTAGRPLRLFAYAQGTSSAPVAETHSGYLDVLRGWGFQVNPLSTPLDDENASADFQAQMAERRAGLDYDIDGVVYKLDRLDWQTRLGFVGRAPRWAIAWKFPAERAVTKLLDIQIQVGRTGALTPRAIMQPVNVGGVMVQHATLHNEDEVARRDARVGDTVELQRAGDVIPQIIRVVDPEREGRGEPWVPPTHCPECGSPAVRPEGEVVRRCTGGLICPAQQVERLIHFASRNAMDIEGLGIENIVLLHEAGLVKTPADIFRVKNHAATLRGWKGWGGSAKGESRKVQNLLAAIEARRSVSLERFIFALGIRRIGEQNARLLARHYHTAGAWRNAMLAAQIIGSEAREDLGGIIGIGPAIAQELVGFFSETRNVEALDDLLREVSPEAAEAVAEGALSGKSVVFTGGLETMTRQEAEARAEALGAKVVKSVSKRTDFVVIGTDAGSKAKKAAELELRTLTEAEWRDLAGFGPA; from the coding sequence ATGGCCGAGAAGACCCCCTCCCCTGCCCTACCAGCCGAGGAGCTGAGCGAGGCGGAAGCTGCACGGGAACTCGAGGCCCTGGCCGCCCGGCTGAACGAGGCCAGCCGCGCCTACCACGTGAGCGACGCGCCGATCATGCCGGACGCGGAGTACGACGCGCTCTACCGCCGCAACCAGGCGATCGAGGCGCGCTTCCCGGATCTGGTGCGGCCGGACTCCCCCTCCCGCAAGGTGGGCGAGGAGGCGGCGGCGGGCTTCGCCAAGGCGCGGCACGGCACGCCGATGCTCTCGCTCGACAACGCCTTCGCGCCGGAGGACTTCGCGGAGTTCGCGGCGCGCATCCGCCGCTTCCTCGGGCTCTCCGCGGAGGAGGTCCTGCGCTTCGTCGCGGAGCCGAAGATCGACGGGCTCTCCGTGAACCTCACCTACGAGAACGGCCGCTTCCTGCGCGGCGCCACCCGCGGCGACGGCACGGTGGGCGAGGACATCACGGAGAACCTGCTGACCCTCGATCAGCTGCCCCGGGAGCTGAAGGCCCCCTTCCCCGAGCGGATCGAGGTGCGGGGCGAGGTGTTCATGACGAAGGCCGACTTCCTGGCCTTCCACGCCGAGCAGACCCGCCTGTTCGAGGAGCGCGAGCGGCGGCGCGAGGCGGGGGAGAAGGTGGGCGAGGCCGTCCGCATTCCCGTGAACCCGCGCAACGCGGCGGCGGGGTCGCTCCGGCAACTCGATGCCAGGGTCACGGCGGGCCGTCCGCTGCGGCTCTTCGCCTACGCGCAGGGCACGTCATCGGCGCCGGTCGCCGAGACGCATTCGGGATACCTGGACGTGCTGCGGGGCTGGGGGTTCCAGGTGAACCCGCTCTCCACCCCCCTGGACGACGAGAACGCCTCCGCCGACTTCCAGGCGCAGATGGCGGAGCGCCGGGCGGGGCTGGACTACGACATCGACGGCGTCGTCTACAAGCTCGACCGGCTGGACTGGCAGACGCGGCTCGGCTTCGTCGGCCGCGCGCCGCGCTGGGCCATCGCCTGGAAATTCCCGGCGGAGCGGGCGGTGACGAAGCTGCTCGACATCCAGATCCAGGTCGGCCGCACCGGCGCGCTCACGCCGCGCGCCATCATGCAGCCCGTGAACGTGGGCGGCGTGATGGTGCAGCACGCCACCCTGCACAACGAGGACGAGGTGGCCCGCCGCGACGCGCGCGTGGGCGACACGGTGGAGCTGCAGCGCGCGGGCGACGTCATCCCCCAGATCATCCGCGTGGTGGACCCGGAGCGGGAAGGCCGCGGCGAGCCCTGGGTGCCGCCCACCCACTGCCCGGAATGCGGCAGCCCCGCCGTGCGGCCGGAGGGCGAGGTGGTGCGCCGCTGCACGGGCGGGCTGATCTGCCCGGCGCAGCAGGTGGAGCGCCTCATCCACTTCGCCTCCCGCAACGCGATGGATATCGAGGGGCTGGGGATCGAGAACATCGTGCTGCTGCACGAGGCCGGCCTGGTGAAGACGCCGGCCGACATCTTCCGGGTAAAGAACCACGCCGCCACACTGCGCGGGTGGAAGGGCTGGGGCGGCTCGGCCAAGGGCGAGTCCAGGAAGGTGCAGAACCTTCTCGCCGCCATCGAGGCGCGGCGGAGCGTGAGCCTGGAGCGCTTCATCTTCGCGCTCGGCATCCGCCGCATCGGCGAGCAGAACGCACGGCTTCTCGCGCGCCACTATCACACGGCAGGGGCCTGGCGGAACGCGATGCTGGCCGCGCAGATCATCGGCAGCGAGGCGCGCGAGGACCTGGGCGGCATCATCGGCATCGGCCCGGCCATCGCGCAGGAGCTGGTGGGCTTCTTCTCCGAGACGCGGAACGTGGAGGCGCTGGACGACCTGCTGCGCGAGGTCTCGCCCGAGGCCGCGGAGGCGGTGGCGGAAGGCGCGCTCTCCGGCAAGTCGGTCGTCTTCACCGGGGGCCTGGAGACAATGACGCGGCAGGAGGCGGAGGCGCGGGCGGAGGCGCTGGGGGCGAAGGTGGTGAAATCCGTCTCCAAGAGGACGGATTTCGTGGTGATCGGCACCGATGCCGGGTCCAAGGCGAAGAAGGCGGCGGAGCTGGAGTTGCGGACGCTGACGGAGGCGGAGTGGCGGGATCTGGCGGGCTTCGGGCCGGCCTGA
- a CDS encoding endonuclease V has product MTPPEDWIRPANLDAARAAQREIATRAEAEDRLPDAPFLVAGVDCAGAARGAPDRVRAMAVLLSAEARSRPLATGLAEGEPAFPYIPGFLGFREIPFVLEAVRGLPQRPDLILVDGHGVSHPRGCGIATHLGVVLDLPTIGVAKSILVGRVEGELGMEAGSTAPLVWKGRRIATALRSKRGVQPLFVSTGHRVSQESAVRSVLAWCAGYRLPEPTRLADRLAGEARRAIEGRAGLFGGELFPG; this is encoded by the coding sequence ATGACCCCGCCCGAAGACTGGATCCGCCCTGCGAACCTCGACGCCGCCCGCGCCGCGCAGCGGGAGATCGCGACCCGCGCCGAGGCCGAGGACCGCCTGCCCGATGCGCCCTTCCTGGTCGCCGGGGTGGACTGCGCCGGCGCCGCCCGCGGCGCGCCGGACCGGGTGCGCGCCATGGCCGTACTGCTCTCGGCGGAGGCCCGGTCCCGCCCCCTCGCCACCGGCCTGGCCGAGGGGGAGCCCGCCTTTCCCTACATCCCCGGCTTTCTCGGCTTCCGGGAAATCCCTTTCGTGCTGGAGGCGGTGAGGGGACTGCCGCAACGGCCGGACCTCATCCTCGTGGACGGCCACGGCGTCAGCCACCCGCGCGGCTGCGGTATCGCCACCCATCTCGGCGTGGTGCTGGACCTGCCGACGATCGGGGTGGCGAAGTCGATCCTCGTCGGCCGGGTGGAGGGTGAGCTGGGGATGGAGGCGGGCAGCACCGCGCCCCTGGTCTGGAAGGGCCGGCGGATCGCGACGGCGCTGCGGAGCAAGCGCGGCGTGCAGCCGCTCTTTGTCTCCACCGGCCACCGCGTCTCGCAGGAGAGCGCGGTGCGGTCGGTTCTGGCGTGGTGCGCCGGCTACCGCCTGCCGGAGCCGACGCGACTGGCCGACAGGCTGGCCGGCGAGGCCCGCCGCGCCATCGAAGGGCGGGCGGGCCTGTTTGGTGGGGAACTCTTCCCGGGCTAG